The following coding sequences are from one Caminibacter pacificus window:
- the csrA gene encoding carbon storage regulator CsrA, with product MLVISRKEDQRIKIGDDIEIVIVSIEKNQVKIGIEAPRDVQILRSELIDEIKKENIKANKEIDLDKLKDFSKAMNEN from the coding sequence ATGTTAGTAATAAGCAGAAAAGAAGACCAAAGAATAAAAATCGGAGATGATATAGAAATCGTTATCGTCTCTATTGAAAAAAACCAGGTCAAAATCGGTATCGAAGCACCAAGAGATGTGCAAATCTTAAGAAGCGAATTGATTGATGAGATTAAAAAAGAGAATATTAAAGCAAACAAAGAGATAGATTTGGATAAATTAAAAGATTTTTCAAAGGCTATGAATGAAAATTAA
- a CDS encoding 4-(cytidine 5'-diphospho)-2-C-methyl-D-erythritol kinase, translating to MKIKAHAKVNIFLKIVGHDGMYHLIKSRFMKVKDLYDEIEIVEAEKFNIVGDINCVLRENTVFKAYVELTTAYPDIKKWFIGKEIRIHKNIPEMAGLGGGSSDAAAFLRLVNEKSGLNLDTKELMEIGKKIGSDVPFFITDAEVADVYGRGDIVEVRDEKALDLEVFTPPIECSTKDVYNAYRMNFFNPQDTDFDKKETLELLQNYKPAELNDLLKPALMLYPDLYKYQHLGYFSGSGSSFFNLKK from the coding sequence ATGAAAATTAAAGCGCATGCGAAGGTGAATATTTTTTTAAAAATCGTCGGTCACGACGGAATGTATCACCTTATAAAATCGAGATTTATGAAAGTAAAAGATTTATATGACGAAATAGAAATAGTAGAAGCCGAAAAATTCAATATAGTAGGAGATATTAACTGCGTACTTAGAGAAAACACCGTTTTTAAAGCTTATGTTGAACTCACAACCGCATATCCGGATATCAAAAAATGGTTCATAGGAAAAGAGATAAGAATCCACAAAAATATCCCTGAAATGGCGGGACTTGGCGGCGGAAGCAGCGACGCTGCAGCTTTTTTGAGACTTGTTAATGAAAAAAGCGGTCTTAATTTGGATACTAAAGAATTAATGGAAATAGGCAAAAAAATAGGAAGCGACGTGCCGTTTTTCATAACCGATGCCGAAGTTGCGGATGTTTACGGCAGAGGTGACATCGTAGAAGTTAGAGACGAAAAAGCACTCGATTTGGAAGTATTCACACCTCCGATAGAGTGTTCTACAAAAGACGTTTATAATGCATATAGAATGAACTTTTTCAATCCTCAAGATACCGATTTTGATAAAAAAGAAACCCTTGAGCTTCTTCAAAACTATAAACCCGCAGAGCTTAACGACCTATTAAAACCGGCTCTTATGCTATATCCGGATTTATATAAATACCAACATTTGGGTTATTTTTCGGGTAGCGGCAGCAGCTTTTTTAATCTAAAAAAATAA
- the fliS gene encoding flagellar export chaperone FliS gives MTYNKALNSYNQINNSIEKPEKLILMLYEGALRFAVFAKKAIQEGNIEDKVKYIIKVSNIFIELINSLDFEKGGDIAYYLNGLYAYQLELLAKANAENKPEYIDDVIRVLKGLIEAWKEETGL, from the coding sequence ATGACGTATAATAAAGCACTTAATAGTTATAATCAAATTAATAATAGTATCGAAAAACCTGAAAAACTTATTTTAATGCTTTATGAAGGAGCTTTGAGATTTGCGGTTTTTGCAAAAAAAGCGATTCAAGAGGGAAATATCGAGGATAAGGTGAAGTATATTATTAAAGTATCGAATATATTTATCGAACTTATAAATTCGCTCGATTTTGAAAAAGGCGGGGATATAGCTTATTATCTAAACGGGTTGTATGCTTATCAGCTTGAACTTCTTGCAAAAGCGAATGCGGAAAATAAGCCCGAATATATTGATGATGTGATTAGGGTTTTGAAAGGTTTAATCGAAGCTTGGAAAGAAGAGACGGGATTATAA